One segment of Brassica napus cultivar Da-Ae chromosome C3, Da-Ae, whole genome shotgun sequence DNA contains the following:
- the LOC106430483 gene encoding uncharacterized protein LOC106430483: protein MTFSPSHLCHLQFISFPFLSFPSLSQGFSVHLSLLSHHELRSKNSRHGSMGKKMNKREKKKIKEHFDMIGYVTDAYYGIPSRFPCGDRVINEVSPKPKYPTDFDIFMGVDTSHARTSRTMASTFINQGLSVSRKRFIN from the exons ATGACTTTCTCTCCATCCCATCTTTGTCATCTTCAGTTCATTTCATTTCCTTTCCTTTcctttccttctctctctcaagGGTTCTCTGtccatctctctctcctctcacaTCATGAACTGAGATCTAAAAATTCACGGCATGGATCCATGGGTAAGAAAATGAACAAGAGggagaaaaagaagataaaggaaCACTTCGACATGATTGGGTACGTAACAGATGCCTACTATGGGATTCCAAGCCGTTTCCCATGTGGGGACCGAGTAATCAACGAGGTTTCTCCAAAACCAAAGTATCCAAcagattttgatattttcatgGGAGTAGATACTTCACATGCGAGGACTTCGAG AACGATGGCATCCACTTTCATCAACCAAGGGTTATCGGTGTCTAGGAAGAGGTTCATCAATTAA